The following proteins come from a genomic window of Chanos chanos chromosome 15, fChaCha1.1, whole genome shotgun sequence:
- the LOC115828373 gene encoding aquaporin-11 translates to MADLGASLALATGIVLLSEAARRTAKAFAKEDYALYIIEAVSTFQLCACTHEFKLLGETGRLEPQIGLTLTYVSTVVHILTFHGASCNPSGTLEGVYRKSFSARTAAKLIACQFIIAYVARHVAVNIWEFGLSEMHVKHKLYGYKCFDPINASVPAAAAVELACAFVLQAAIMHVHRFAEKLRVHVIALVITVLVYAAGSITGAVFNPALAFSIQFPCGGRSFLEYCFVYWLGPILGVASAVLFFERVIPHLSKKETHQNGLAYQNGLAEAPPPGKKTQ, encoded by the exons ATGGCAGATCTCGGTGCTTCTTTAGCGTTAGCAACTGGAATTGTGCTTCTCAGCGAGGCGGCCAGAAGGACAGCTAAAGCATTCGCAAAGGAGGATTATGCTCTTTACATAATAGAAGCTGTCTCTACATTCCAGCTTTGCGCATGTACTCATGAGTTTAAACTTCTAGGCGAAACTGGCCGCCTTGAACCGCAGATTGGACTGACTCTTACTTATGTGAGCACTGTTGTCCACATTTTAACTTTCCATGGCGCGAGCTGCAACCCATCTGGCACCCTTGAGGGTGTTTATCGCAAAAGTTTTTCCGCGAGAACGGCCGCGAAGCTTATTGCTTGTCAGTTCATCATTGCTTATGTGGCGCGACATGTTGCAGTGAATATCTGGGAGTTTGGTCTGTCCGAGATGCACGTCAAACACAAGCTTTATGGATACAAATGCTTTGATCCAATTAATGCTTCTGTGCCCGCTGCCGCAGCTGTAGAACTGGCATGTGCGTTTGTCCTGCAAGCAGCTATCATGCACGTTCACAGATTTGCTGAAAAGCTTAGGGTCCATGTCATTGCCCTTGTCATCACGGTTCTTGTATATGCAG CAGGTAGTATTACCGGGGCTGTGTTCAACCCAGCGCTGGCATTTTCCATCCAGTTTCCCTGCGGCGGACGCAGTTTCCTGGAGTATTGTTTTGTGTATTGGCTGGGTCCAATATtag GTGTGGCCAGTGCTGTGCTGTTCTTTGAAAGGGTCATTCCACATTTGTCAAAGAAGGAAACACATCAGAACGGGTTGGCCTATCAGAATGGACTGGCCGAAGCCCCGCCCCCAGGCAAGAAAACCCAGTAG